Within Ralstonia pickettii DTP0602, the genomic segment AACGTCGGCGCGCTCCGCGATCAGCTGGTGCAGCTTGGCCAGCTCGCCGGGGTCCTTGATGTCAAGGCTGATGAAGCGCTTGCCGCGGTTGATGGCATGGAAGGCCGCGCCGCTGCCCTTCCACTTGCTCGGTCCCCAGCCGCGCGCCGAATCCCCCGTTGGCCGCTCGATCTTCCAGACGTCCGCGCCGAGCGCTGCCAGGATCTGGCCGGCGAACGGCGCCGAAGCGCTGTCGCTCAGCTCGACCACCACCACACCGTCGAGAGGCAAGTCATGCATTGCTGATACGCTCCTTGGATTGATATGCGTTGTGTTGCATCTGCTTGGGTCGGATGCATGCGGGAAGAGTAGAGGCGAGCCGCCATCCGGCCAACTGGCCTTTTCCGAAGCGGCGATTCGGAGGGATCGAAACGGGAGCGCCGCCACGACCCGCCTGCTCAGGCGCGGCTGCGTTGTCCGCGGCCCCCAGGCCAGTGGCTTCATCAACGCGCCAAGCGACGTGACCATTCACAAAAAGTGCTGTTATAAACTCTTTTAGTTTGCCTCCCACCTTGGTTCATGCGGTTGCACCCCATAAAATGAAGTTGCGCCTTGGAAAGCGGCTTTGGTTTCTGCCGCATCAAAGGAGGATGTCATGGAACTTCATATGCAATCGCATCGCTACGCGCACCGGTGGCCGGACTGGCGTGCGGCGGCGCTGGCAGGCATCGTTGCCGGGGTGGTATTCCTCGTACTCGACCTGCTTGCGGCTATGTTGATGGGGGTCAGCGCCTGGAAACCGCTGACCATGATCGCCGCCGTCATGCTGGGCCCTGACGTGTTGACGCAAGCTGCCACCTTCCAGATGAGCGTGTTGGTCGCAGCCGTCGTGGTCCACTTCGTTCTCTCCGTCGTGTTCGCGCTGATCCTGGCGACGATCATGGCGCCCTTCCGCTTCGATTCGAGCGTCGGTATGGCCTCGCTGGTGGGAGCGCTTTTCGGTCTGGTCTTGTACCTGGTCAATTTCCACGGAATGACCGCGGCCTTCCCATGGTTTGCTGAAGCGCGAGGCTGGGTGACCGCCATTGCCCACATCGTGTTCGGCCTGGTCGCGGCCGACTCGTACCTGAAACTGGAGCGGCACGTAGACGAGCCCGCCGGCGGAGCTGGCGTCTCGACCGGTGCATAGGCAAGGAAGCCCGGAAACGAGCAGCGGCAAGACGTGCGATCCATGCAGAACGTCGCCTATCCCTATCAGCCCGTGCGTGAACGGGGCACCTTGACGTGCTTCCTGCTGGCCCTGCTCATGCACCTGCTGCTGGGTGCCCTGCTTTATTACGGCGTGCGTTGGCGCAGCGCGGCGCCGGAGGGCGTCACGGCCGAACTGTGGGAGGCCATCCCGGAAACGGCAATGACAGAGCCGCCAACCACCCCGGTGCCGAGCGCGAAGCCGGTCGAAGAGGAAGAGGCCGACATCTCGCTGCAGGAGAAACAGCGCAAGGCCGAGCGTGCCGCGCGAGAGGAAGCACAAGCGCTGCGCGAGAGCCGGGCCCGCGCAGAGGCTGAACGAAAGGAGGCACAGCGCAAGGCGGCGGAAGCGCAGCGCCAGGCCAGCACGGCCCAGCGCCAAAGCGAACTGGCACGGCTGCAGGCGCAGGCGCAGGCAGGCAGTGCCGGCTCCGGGGCCGGCACCGGCTCCGCCGCGAAGGCTTCGTCCGGGTATGCCGAGCGGGTGCGACAACGGGTCAAGCCGAACATCATCTTCAATGAAGAAGTCAGCGGCAATCCGGCAGCGGTAGTCGCCGTGCATATGGCGCCGGACGGCTCGGTGCTGTCGACGAGGCTCGCCAAGTCAAGCGGCAATACGGCCTGGGATAACGCTGTCCTCCGCGCGGTGTCGCGATCCGACCCGCTGCCGCGCGACGAAAACGGCGTCGCGCCGGCCAACATCTTGATTACCTTCTGGCCCAAGGACCTGCGCGGCTCGTAGTGCCCGCCGGGGCGACATCGCTGTCAGTCAGCGCAAAGTACCTGCCCCCATCGGGATGGCGCGATCCGAATCGCGCGCAGGTATGTTACGCCCTCCTCTCATTCGAACCCGGCCCGGTCGCAAACCATCTGGCGAACCACTTGGCCAGGAAGCAGGATTGCCAACGCCAAACTGCGCGCTCCGGTCCAGTACTGACCAGCACAATCTCGCGGCGATGCGTGGCTGGCACGATGCGTCCCTCGCTGGCGTTCTACAATACGCCCGAGCAAGTGGATCATTCATCTCTGTGATCCGCCGTTTCGCGGGCCCGCGCTGACTGGCGCGGCCTCCTGGTCACCACCCTCGCCCGCCGGCCTTGCCGGCAGGCTCTGGCGTTTTTTTCCATGAGCAATCTCTACCAGCAATCCGTACTCTCCGTTCACCACTGGACCGACACGCTGTTCAGCTTCACCTGCACGCGCGACCCGGCCTTTCGCTTCGAGAATGGCCAGTTCGCCATGCTCGGCCTGGAAGTCAATGGCCGTCCGCTGCTCCGGGCCTACAGCATTGCCAGCCCCAACTACGAAGACACCCTGGAATTCTTCAGCATCAAGGTGCCGGGCGGCCCGCTGACCTCGCGCCTGCAGCACCTGCGCGAGGGCGACCAGATTTTCGTCGGCAAGAAGCCGACCGGCACGCTGCTGGTCGACAACCTGCTGCCCGGCAAGACCCTCTGGCTGCTCGCCACCGGCACCGGCCTGGCGCCGTTCCTGTCGATCATCCGCGACCCTGAGGTGTATGAGCGCTACGACAAGATCGTGCTCACCCACACCTGCCGTTATGTCGAGGAACTGGCCTATCGCGAACTGCTTTCCCAGCATCTGCCGCAGCATGAATACCTGGGCGACCTGGTCCGCGAAAAGCTGGTCTATTTCCCCACGGTCACGCGCGAGGACTTTCACAATCGCGGCCGCATCACCGAACTGATCGAATCGGGCGAACTGTTCGCGCGGATCGATGTTCCTTCGTTCTCCATCGAAAACGACCGCGTCATGCTGTGCGGCAGCCCCGATATGCTCAAGGAAGTGCGGGGCCTGCTGGAGGCGCGCGGCTTCCTCGAA encodes:
- a CDS encoding membrane protein yields the protein MELHMQSHRYAHRWPDWRAAALAGIVAGVVFLVLDLLAAMLMGVSAWKPLTMIAAVMLGPDVLTQAATFQMSVLVAAVVVHFVLSVVFALILATIMAPFRFDSSVGMASLVGALFGLVLYLVNFHGMTAAFPWFAEARGWVTAIAHIVFGLVAADSYLKLERHVDEPAGGAGVSTGA
- a CDS encoding TonB-denpendent receptor gives rise to the protein MQNVAYPYQPVRERGTLTCFLLALLMHLLLGALLYYGVRWRSAAPEGVTAELWEAIPETAMTEPPTTPVPSAKPVEEEEADISLQEKQRKAERAAREEAQALRESRARAEAERKEAQRKAAEAQRQASTAQRQSELARLQAQAQAGSAGSGAGTGSAAKASSGYAERVRQRVKPNIIFNEEVSGNPAAVVAVHMAPDGSVLSTRLAKSSGNTAWDNAVLRAVSRSDPLPRDENGVAPANILITFWPKDLRGS
- a CDS encoding ferredoxin--NADP reductase (K00528: E1.18.1.2, fpr; ferredoxin--NADP+ reductase [EC:1.18.1.2]), whose product is MSNLYQQSVLSVHHWTDTLFSFTCTRDPAFRFENGQFAMLGLEVNGRPLLRAYSIASPNYEDTLEFFSIKVPGGPLTSRLQHLREGDQIFVGKKPTGTLLVDNLLPGKTLWLLATGTGLAPFLSIIRDPEVYERYDKIVLTHTCRYVEELAYRELLSQHLPQHEYLGDLVREKLVYFPTVTREDFHNRGRITELIESGELFARIDVPSFSIENDRVMLCGSPDMLKEVRGLLEARGFLEGNMSEPGHFVLEKAFVG